TATATCCACATCGAAGTGCAAAATCAGCGAGATGATGATTTTCCTCACAGAGTCTATGTTTACAACTACAGAATTTATGACCAGTACCAACAACCAATTACATCCTTAGTAATTTTAGGAGATGATGATATTAGCTGGCGACCTGATTATTTCGTTATCCAAGCGCGAAGAACGACAGTTAGAATTGATTTCTCTACAATCAAGCTGCTAGATTATAGGGAAAGATGGGCTGAATTAGATGCTGACCGCAATCTGTTTTCTACGGTTATTATGATGCACTTAAGAACACTGGAGACAACAAAAAATCGCCGAGCCAGAAAAGAATTTAAGCTGTCTTTAATTAAACGCTTGTATGAACAGGGTCATGATAGACAGGATATCATTAATCTCTATGGACTAATTGACTGGATGATGACAATACCAGAGGAATTACAGGAAGAATTTAATCAACAAATAACTCAGTATGAGCAGGAGATGAAAATGCCTTATATTACTAGTATTGAGCGAAGTGGTGAAGTCAAAGGTGAAGTCAAAGGTAAACTAATACAAACACAACAAATAGTTAAACGACAACTTCACCGTCGAATTGGCGAAATTGATTCCTCTTTGATTCATCAAGTTGAAGCGTTACCTATTGAGGTATTAGAAGAATTAACGGACGCGCTTTTAGACTTCTCAACTATTGCTGATTTTGAACAGTGGCTGGAAAATAGATCTAAGCCTGAAGAGTAAGAGTAAGATTAGATACCTGATACTAGAGGGAGCGATTGTTTTGGATATAGACGATTGCCCTCTAATTAACGTGAGAATAGGCAGACAGAATCACGGTGATTTGGAAGATGAAGTTTCCAGTAGCTGGTCATATTTGCGCCAAATACTACTTCATCATTATCGCATCCTAGGAAGTAGGCGATCGCAGCCCTGGCAGAAATAATCAAGGCATCTGTTCGCATACTCGTAGCAAAAACACCGTGAGTATTAGCATTCGATCTAACTAAATAATCACTAATTGCGTCTAATACTCCACCGGGTACTTGTGTTCCACCGGGTCCATCAAAGAAAATCGCTGGTTTTCCGTTGATTGTTTGTGTCAGTGCGGGAAACTGGGCGCGTATCCATTTTATGTCTAAAGATTCCATAATTTTTCCTCTTTTTCTTGATGAAGATTTCACGCAAAGGAAACATAATAACTTACATTGTAGTATAAATTCGATTTTGTTATTTACAAAAAGCAACTTTACTTAAAATGTTAATAGGGGTGATATCTTTGAGTAATTGCATTTGTTCTTGACTTTTTACTAATAATGCACCTGCAAATCCTAATGAGTTGACAGAAATTGTCTCAAACTCGTCATATTGTCGAGGGACAATTAACATCCATTCTCGCGTCATCAAAAGATTATATGCTCCAGATTGCATATTATTTTCTAGGGGTTTAATTCCCACAGTTTGCAGTAAAGTATGATATTTTTCTAAAGTTATTTCGGCACTTTCTCCCATATCAAGATTAGTAAAAGCGTGGACAAAAGGAAATTCTGGTATACTTCCAATAGCGGTTTCTAATTTTGCTGCTTTTAAAAGTGGTGAAATAGGAATATCTGTTTCCGCAAAAGGGACAATTTGCAAATGTTTATGTAGTTGACTCGCACCGGCAAGTTTACCACCATTATAAAATACTAAACTTTCAAACTCTTCTAAACAGGCTCCCGTTGCTGTAAAGTCTTCTAGGGTAAGTAAATTTTCCTGTGATTCAAAAGCGCGAGTGATAATTAACAAGTGATAATCAACAACATTGAATTTATTTAAAATACAAACATGAGTAGGAGAGATATCAGCTACAAATAAATCTACTTCGTAGGGTAAAAAAGGATTAAATTCTTTACCAGTTTTAGCAACTTTATGATCTCGTTTTTTTTGTTCAGCGATTTTGCGGTTGATATTTTCTAAAATTCTGACAACAAATTTCACACCATTTTGTTCAATAATTTCCAATTTTGTGGGAATAGATTTTAATGCCCCAGATTTTAAAGCCAGTTCCGTTGTTTTTTTGATCCTTGTCCATAAGGTGCCTGGTTCAAGTAAGATTTTGCCCTGATTCATATTTTCCAAAAGTTCACTTTTTTAAAATCCTAGGTTGGGTTTGATTTTTCCTGTTCATGACGTGGTACAAGAACCCCACCCCCAACCCCCTCCCCGCAAGCGATGAGGGGGCTAAGATGTACCTCATAAGAGCGAAAACCGCTGTATATTGTTGGAAAATGATTGAGGATTTCTATAGATCCTTAATTTTTTTTGAGCAATTGGGAATCTGGATATATCATCCTCTAAGGACAAAATAAAGTTTCTTTTGTCTCTCTACCTGTTACAGGATTAGTGCCTTTAGCTAGTTTACAAAGTTTATTTTGTTCATCTCGACGCAATAATACATCAGTAAAATCTGCTCCGTCAATTATAGCTCCATCAAATTTGGCGTTAGCCGCAAATGCCCCTTCTAAATTGGCG
The window above is part of the Dolichospermum sp. DET69 genome. Proteins encoded here:
- a CDS encoding DUF4351 domain-containing protein, with the translated sequence MTNPQTEYDSPWKTILQTYFSEFISFFYPDLYADIDWTKPIEFLDKELLQVTRDASIGRRLADALVKVYRINGEESWLYIHIEVQNQRDDDFPHRVYVYNYRIYDQYQQPITSLVILGDDDISWRPDYFVIQARRTTVRIDFSTIKLLDYRERWAELDADRNLFSTVIMMHLRTLETTKNRRARKEFKLSLIKRLYEQGHDRQDIINLYGLIDWMMTIPEELQEEFNQQITQYEQEMKMPYITSIERSGEVKGEVKGKLIQTQQIVKRQLHRRIGEIDSSLIHQVEALPIEVLEELTDALLDFSTIADFEQWLENRSKPEE
- a CDS encoding phosphorylase, whose amino-acid sequence is MNQGKILLEPGTLWTRIKKTTELALKSGALKSIPTKLEIIEQNGVKFVVRILENINRKIAEQKKRDHKVAKTGKEFNPFLPYEVDLFVADISPTHVCILNKFNVVDYHLLIITRAFESQENLLTLEDFTATGACLEEFESLVFYNGGKLAGASQLHKHLQIVPFAETDIPISPLLKAAKLETAIGSIPEFPFVHAFTNLDMGESAEITLEKYHTLLQTVGIKPLENNMQSGAYNLLMTREWMLIVPRQYDEFETISVNSLGFAGALLVKSQEQMQLLKDITPINILSKVAFCK